The sequence ACCGGCCTTGCAGAAGAGCGCAGCCGCATAGCCGCAGTGTTTGTAAACAGGTTGCGTAAAGGTATGCGCCTGCAGACTGACCCTACAGTTATTTACGGGATGGGTGAGGCCTTTGACGGCAATATTCGCCGCAAAGATCTGCGCGAAGCGACGGCCTACAATACCTATGTGATTAAAGGTCTGCCACCAACACCCATAGCCATGCCCAGCGCAGCGTCGGTGATGGCGGCGGTGAACCCCATAGACAGCGACGAGCTGTATTTTGTTTCCCGCAACGATGGTAGCCATGTGTTTTCCACTAACCTTGCCGATCACAACAAGGCAGTGAGAGAATACCAGCTTAATCAAAAGTAAAAGATGCTTTTTACCACAGAGACACGGAGAACACAGAGGTCTGATAATGTCTCTGCTCTGACGCCGCCCTCGTCATCCTGAACTTGTTTCAGGATCTCTGACAAACGGCAGCATGTCTAAGGATATAGAGTTAGTCATTCCCGGATAGCGGGAATCCAGTGCCACTGCGGTGAATTGAGTTAAATAAAAGGTCTCTGGATGCCCGATAACTACCTCGGGCATGACAAACATTGTTGAAGTTGAGTATTGGTGTTGTTGGTAAACAATAAAGTATTACACAGCAGAGAAAGGGGATTGATAAGCTATGTGCCATAACCCCCTCTGTGTTCTCTGTGCCTCTGTGGTGAATTAAGAATATGCCCGGTAAATTTATTGTAATTGAAGGTCTCGAAGGGGCCGGTAAAAGCTCTGCAGTAGCACTGGTAAAATCCTGCATCGAAGCTGCCGGACATCAACTGGTATGTACCCGTGAACCCGGCGGTACGCCCATGGCGGAAGCCATCCGCGACTGCGTGAAACAACAGTGGCAGGAAACCGTCACCATCGAGGCCGAATTGTTACTGATGTATGCGGCCAGAGTGCAATTGCTGGAAAATGTGATCCGCCCGGCACTAAGCCAGAACAAATGGGTGCTCGGCGATCGCCATGATCTCTCCTCCCGCGCTTATCAGGGCGGTGGCAGGCAGATTGATGACAGCCTGATTGAAAACCTGCGCGCCATCAGTTTAAAAGGTTTCACCCCGGATCTGACCCTGTATCTGGATGTGGATCCGGCCATTGGCCTTGAGCGGGCACGGGGGCGCGGCGAGCTGGACCGTATCGAACAGTCGGGCCTGGCCTTTTTTCAGCGTACCCGCGACAAATACCTGCAACTGGCCGCTGCGGATACCAGCATTAAGGTGATCGACGCCATGCAGCCGATGGAACAGGTTCATCAGCAGATCAAACAAACCCTGGATGCCTTTTTGTCATGATTTACCCCTGGTTTGAATCCCTGTTTCAACAGCTTGGCGAACGCATCCGCGCCGGGCAGCTACATCATGGCTTGCTATTGCTGGGCCCACAGGGGTTAGGTAAGCAAGAGCTGGCGCAGGAACTGGCCGGGTATCTGTTATGCCAGCAGGCACAGGCACAGCGCTGTGGTCAGTGCCAGTCCTGTAAGCTTTTTAACGCTGCTTCCCACCCGGATTTTTATCAGATTCAGAGTGATAAACAGATTGGCGTGGATGACATTCGCCAGGCCGGTACCAAACTCAGCGGCATGGCGCAGCTCTCCGGGGCCAAGGTACTGATTATTCACCAGGCCCACACCATGACTGAGTCTGCTTCTAATGCCTTATTAAAAACCCTGGAAGAGCCGGGGCAGGGCACTTATTTACTGCTTACCAGCAACAAACCTGAGCGTTTGCTGGCAACCATACTCAGCCGCTGTGAAAAAAATCCGCCTGCCAAAACCGGATAGTGCCCAAACACAGAGTTGGTTGCAGGCACAGCAACTTACAGCCGAGCCGGAGTTACTGGCCATGTATGGCAGTTCACCGTTGCAGCTTAAAGCCCTGTTAGAAGACAGTGACGGGCCGGATTATGCCGGTTTTAAACAACAACTGGCTGAGGTAATTGAAGGGAAAAAAGATGCGCTGGAGCTGGCCAACGCCTGGCAGGAGCAGGCCGACAGATTATTAGGCTGGCTACAGTTTGACCTGCTGCAACGGTTAAAACAACAGCCCCGGGATGATAGACTCTGGCACCTTTGTACACAGTGCACCAAAGCCAAAACCCAGGTCAGCAATCCGGGCCTGAATAAGGCGCTGTTGCTGAATACTGTATTGCAATCCTTAACCCAATTGAGGAACTGAAGTCGTGTTTGTAGATTCTCATTGCCATCTTGATCGCCTGGAACAAACCCCTGAACAACTGGCCCAGACCCTGGAGCAGGCCAGAGCCGCCGGTGTTGAGCATTTTCTGTGTGTCAGCGTATCGGTCAAAGACTATGACAGCATGCAAGAGGCGGTAAAAGACTTTAAGGATGTATCAGTGTCCTGCGGGGTACATCCGCTACACCAGGAAGATGCCTGCAGTTATGAAGAATTGCTGCAAAAAGCCAGTCGCCCTGAAGTGGTGGCCATAGGTGAAACAGGGCTGGATTACTACTACAGCGCAGAGACGCGCGATGTACAAAAACAGTCTTTTATCGACCATATCAAAGTGGCCAATGAGTTACACAAGCCGCTGATTATTCATACCCGCGACGCCCGCGAAGACACTATTGAGTTGTTAAAAGAGCACAAGGCGCCCCATACCAAAGGCGTGCTGCACTGCTTTACCGAAAGCCTGGAGATGGCAGAACAGGCCATGGTCATGGACTTTTATATCTCCATCTCCGGCATTGTCACTTTTAGAGCCGCCGAAGAGCTTAAAGAAGTGGTCAGACAGCTGCCACTGGAGCGCCTGTTGATTGAAACCGATTCCCCCTGGCTGGCACCGGTGCCGCACCGTGGCAAACAAAATCAACCGGCTTATGTCAAAGATGTGGCCCGGTATATTGCCGATCTGAAGCAGATGCCGCTGGCAGAATTGGCAAAAATCACCACAGACAATTTCTACCGGCTTTTTGATCGTATCCCTGTAAATCACTGATAAGGCCAGAGCAGGAACACAACATGAGCCAATGTACCTCTGCACTGGTGATGGTGCCGCCTAAGGATTTTAGCTTTAATAGCGAGACCGGCGCAGATAATGGTTTTCAGCAACGTCTTGCGCTCTCATCTGAGCAAATACGCCAGCAGGCCATGGTAGAGTTTAAGCAGATGGTGGCAAAACTCAGTCAAGCCGGTGTACAGGTGCTGGTTTTTGAGCCAGAGCAGAACGGGGCAAAAACCATGCCTGATGCGGTGTTCCCTAATAACTGGTTTACCACCGCTGCCGATGGCACGCTCGCGGTGTACCCCATGGCCACAGAAAATCGCAGACGGGAAGTGCAGCCGCAACAATTACGCGCTTTTTTGCAGCGGCAGGGCTTCACGGTAAATCATCTTCAAGACTGGCGCGCACAGGCTCAAAGCGGCGAGTACCTTGAAGGTACCGGTGTGATGGTATTTGACCATCAACACAAGCGCCTTTACGCGGCCCGTTCACTGCGCTGCCATACCCGGTTACTCGAAGCCTGTGCAAGCGCCCGTGAGTATCAGCTTCAGGCGTTTGATACCAGGCTTTCTACCGGTGAGCCGGTGTACCATACCAATGTGATGATGTCGGTCGGTGAGGGCTTTGCGGTCATTTGCGATGAGGTGATTGTAAAGTCCCAGCGTGAAAAGGTGATCAGCGCCTTAAAGCAGCATCATGAGGTTATCAGCATCAGCGAAACCCAGTTAGGCCAGTTCTGCGGCAATATTCTGCAGATGAAAACCACCCGCGGCGAGCCATTGATCCTGATGTCACAATCTGCCTTTGACGGTTTTACCCGACAGCAAAAAGATCAGCTAAGCCGCCACGGTAAACTGTTACCCTTTGCCATTCCCACCATAGAACAAATCGGCGGCGGCAGCGT comes from Lacimicrobium alkaliphilum and encodes:
- a CDS encoding arginine deiminase-related protein produces the protein MSQCTSALVMVPPKDFSFNSETGADNGFQQRLALSSEQIRQQAMVEFKQMVAKLSQAGVQVLVFEPEQNGAKTMPDAVFPNNWFTTAADGTLAVYPMATENRRREVQPQQLRAFLQRQGFTVNHLQDWRAQAQSGEYLEGTGVMVFDHQHKRLYAARSLRCHTRLLEACASAREYQLQAFDTRLSTGEPVYHTNVMMSVGEGFAVICDEVIVKSQREKVISALKQHHEVISISETQLGQFCGNILQMKTTRGEPLILMSQSAFDGFTRQQKDQLSRHGKLLPFAIPTIEQIGGGSVRCMLAEIFLP
- a CDS encoding TatD family hydrolase; protein product: MFVDSHCHLDRLEQTPEQLAQTLEQARAAGVEHFLCVSVSVKDYDSMQEAVKDFKDVSVSCGVHPLHQEDACSYEELLQKASRPEVVAIGETGLDYYYSAETRDVQKQSFIDHIKVANELHKPLIIHTRDAREDTIELLKEHKAPHTKGVLHCFTESLEMAEQAMVMDFYISISGIVTFRAAEELKEVVRQLPLERLLIETDSPWLAPVPHRGKQNQPAYVKDVARYIADLKQMPLAELAKITTDNFYRLFDRIPVNH
- the tmk gene encoding dTMP kinase, yielding MPGKFIVIEGLEGAGKSSAVALVKSCIEAAGHQLVCTREPGGTPMAEAIRDCVKQQWQETVTIEAELLLMYAARVQLLENVIRPALSQNKWVLGDRHDLSSRAYQGGGRQIDDSLIENLRAISLKGFTPDLTLYLDVDPAIGLERARGRGELDRIEQSGLAFFQRTRDKYLQLAAADTSIKVIDAMQPMEQVHQQIKQTLDAFLS
- a CDS encoding AAA family ATPase gives rise to the protein MIYPWFESLFQQLGERIRAGQLHHGLLLLGPQGLGKQELAQELAGYLLCQQAQAQRCGQCQSCKLFNAASHPDFYQIQSDKQIGVDDIRQAGTKLSGMAQLSGAKVLIIHQAHTMTESASNALLKTLEEPGQGTYLLLTSNKPERLLATILSRCEKNPPAKTG